One Pseudomonas sp. HOU2 genomic window carries:
- a CDS encoding DUF4350 domain-containing protein: MNRRSAWLLGGLIVALLAALSIYLYLKARPYQEVIDHGPSPQAQANPYLAAEMFLRERGLNVGHAETLAVLPDIDPRRHTLLLFGERSRMTPRQVDQVLNWARAGGRLVFVAEALWDKQARQSADLLLDRVQLHQSLSKDLKEPPAELADDPYPNLTKLYLEDEDAPAYAGFDTAFHLEDPNNLAQAWANSAKATHMMQLPYGLGSITVVTDAELWKTPAINKHDNAWLLWYLSADTDVTLIFNTVHDGLLTLLWRYFPQAIVALLALIGLGLWHVAVRHGPLQAPAASGRRQLQEHLRASADFILRHNGQHTLLQALQQDVLRRARRRHPGFDQLNVAEQWLVLSRLTRQPTRAISQALSPVPKQRMSSADFSRQVAHLQTLRNTL; encoded by the coding sequence TTGAACCGGCGCAGCGCGTGGCTGCTCGGCGGGCTGATCGTCGCCCTGCTCGCGGCGTTGAGCATTTATCTGTACCTCAAGGCCCGGCCCTATCAGGAAGTGATCGATCACGGCCCTTCGCCCCAGGCACAGGCCAATCCTTATCTGGCGGCAGAGATGTTTTTGCGTGAACGCGGGCTCAACGTCGGCCATGCCGAAACGCTGGCGGTGCTGCCGGATATCGATCCGCGTCGGCACACTCTGCTGTTGTTCGGCGAACGTTCGCGCATGACCCCGCGTCAGGTCGATCAAGTGTTGAACTGGGCCCGCGCCGGTGGGCGCCTGGTGTTCGTGGCCGAAGCGTTGTGGGACAAGCAGGCCAGACAAAGCGCTGACCTGTTGCTGGATCGGGTGCAGTTGCACCAGTCCCTGAGCAAGGATCTCAAGGAGCCGCCGGCGGAGCTGGCCGATGATCCGTACCCGAACCTGACCAAGCTCTACCTGGAAGACGAGGACGCGCCGGCCTACGCCGGTTTCGACACCGCGTTCCATCTGGAGGATCCGAACAATCTCGCCCAGGCCTGGGCCAACAGCGCCAAGGCCACGCACATGATGCAACTGCCGTACGGCCTCGGCTCGATCACCGTGGTCACCGATGCCGAACTGTGGAAGACCCCGGCCATCAACAAGCACGACAACGCCTGGCTGCTCTGGTACCTGAGCGCCGACACTGACGTCACGCTGATTTTCAACACGGTGCATGATGGTCTGCTGACCTTGCTCTGGCGTTACTTCCCGCAAGCCATCGTCGCCCTGCTGGCGCTGATCGGCCTCGGCCTGTGGCACGTTGCTGTGCGCCACGGGCCATTGCAGGCGCCCGCCGCGAGTGGCCGCCGGCAGTTGCAGGAGCACCTGCGCGCCAGTGCCGATTTCATCCTGCGCCACAACGGTCAGCACACGCTGTTGCAAGCTTTGCAGCAGGACGTGCTGCGTCGTGCCCGCCGCCGTCATCCCGGCTTCGACCAATTGAACGTGGCCGAGCAATGGCTGGTGCTGTCGCGCCTGACCCGCCAGCCAACCCGCGCCATCAGTCAGGCCCTGAGCCCGGTGCCGAAACAGCGCATGAGCAGCGCTGATTTCAGTCGCCAGGTGGCCCACCTGCAAACCTTGAGGAACACGCTATGA
- a CDS encoding MoxR family ATPase, giving the protein MSEQIEPGSASHAAQQRQRASQLAQALRGELQKALIGQNSVIDDVLTALIAGGHVLLEGVPGLGKTLLVRALARCFGGEFARIQFTPDLMPSDVTGHAVYDLHTEQFKLRKGPLFTHLLLADEINRAPAKTQAALLEAMQERQVTLEGRALPIAQPFMVLATQNPIEQEGTYPLPEAELDRFMLKIRMDYPEAEQELNMVRQVSRSTRADMLDVQPLRTVLQAKDVQALQRIASDLPIDDQVLDYAVRLARSTRSWPGLSLGAGPRASIALVRCARARALLRGGEFVIPDDIKGCALSVLRHRVRVAPELDIEGLQVDQVLQQLLDQVPAPRL; this is encoded by the coding sequence ATGAGTGAACAGATCGAGCCCGGCAGCGCCAGCCACGCCGCCCAGCAACGCCAGCGTGCCAGTCAGTTGGCGCAAGCGCTGCGCGGCGAATTGCAGAAGGCCCTGATCGGCCAGAACAGCGTGATCGACGATGTGCTGACCGCGCTGATCGCCGGCGGTCACGTGCTGCTTGAGGGCGTTCCGGGGCTGGGCAAAACGCTGCTGGTACGGGCGCTGGCGCGCTGCTTCGGCGGCGAGTTCGCGCGCATCCAGTTCACCCCGGACCTGATGCCCAGCGACGTCACCGGCCACGCGGTGTACGACCTGCACACCGAGCAATTCAAGCTGCGCAAGGGGCCGTTGTTCACCCACCTGCTGCTGGCCGACGAGATCAACCGCGCCCCGGCAAAAACCCAGGCGGCGTTGCTCGAAGCGATGCAGGAGCGCCAGGTCACCCTCGAAGGCCGGGCGCTGCCGATCGCCCAGCCGTTCATGGTGCTCGCCACCCAGAACCCGATCGAGCAGGAAGGCACTTATCCCTTGCCGGAAGCCGAGCTCGACCGCTTCATGCTCAAGATCCGCATGGATTACCCGGAGGCCGAGCAAGAGCTGAACATGGTGCGTCAGGTCAGCCGCTCGACCCGCGCCGACATGCTCGACGTGCAGCCGCTGCGCACGGTCCTGCAAGCCAAGGACGTGCAAGCCCTGCAACGCATCGCCAGCGACCTGCCGATCGACGATCAAGTGCTCGATTACGCCGTGCGGCTAGCGCGCAGCACCCGTTCCTGGCCCGGCCTGAGCCTCGGCGCCGGGCCGCGTGCCTCGATTGCGCTGGTGCGATGCGCCCGCGCCCGTGCGTTGCTGCGCGGCGGCGAGTTCGTGATTCCCGATGACATCAAGGGTTGCGCGCTCTCGGTGCTGCGCCATCGGGTGCGAGTGGCGCCGGAGCTGGACATCGAAGGTCTGCAGGTCGATCAGGTGCTGCAACAATTGCTCGACCAAGTGCCGGCGCCGCGCTTGTGA
- a CDS encoding DUF58 domain-containing protein, with protein MKPSRLLLIWLAILLAVGTLLGTLQALDIDVPATLLSINWGLLLALLVLAIIDALRLNNLPSPRIQRQMPGSLALGRWSEVRLQLSHDFIEPVAVEIFDHVPQGLSFENLPLAIELQPGQFSAVGYRLRPLKRGHFSFEHCEINLPSPFGLWTGKRLLAVSGEIRVYPDFAKLYGGQLLAVDNWLSQLGVRQRQRRGQGQEFHQLREFREGDSLRQIDWKATARQRTPIAREYEDERDQQIMFMLDCGRQMRSQDGELSHFDHALNACLLLSHVALRQGDAVGLSTFAVAQPRFLAPIKGASQLKVLLNAVYDLDSSQRPADYSTATSQLLARQKRRALIVLLTNLRDEDSEDLLPSVKRLSQQHQVLVVSLREEALDRVRNAPVQTLPEALVYCGTVDYLNARAELHEQLNAHAVQVLDVRPEELGSAMVTRYLSWKKVGAI; from the coding sequence GTGAAACCGTCACGCCTGCTGCTGATCTGGCTCGCGATTCTGCTGGCCGTCGGCACGCTGCTGGGCACGCTGCAAGCCCTAGACATCGACGTACCCGCCACGCTGTTGTCGATCAACTGGGGCTTGCTCCTGGCCCTGCTGGTGCTGGCGATCATCGATGCGCTGCGCCTGAACAACCTGCCCTCGCCGCGCATCCAGCGGCAGATGCCCGGCAGCCTGGCACTCGGCCGTTGGAGCGAGGTGCGGCTGCAGCTCAGCCATGACTTCATCGAGCCGGTCGCGGTAGAGATTTTCGACCACGTGCCACAGGGCCTGAGCTTCGAAAACCTGCCGCTGGCGATTGAACTGCAACCCGGGCAATTCAGCGCGGTCGGCTACCGTCTGCGCCCGCTCAAGCGCGGGCACTTCAGCTTCGAGCATTGCGAAATCAACCTGCCCAGCCCGTTCGGTCTGTGGACAGGCAAACGCCTGCTCGCCGTGAGCGGCGAGATCCGCGTCTACCCGGACTTCGCAAAGCTCTACGGTGGGCAGTTGTTGGCGGTGGACAACTGGCTCAGCCAGCTCGGTGTGCGCCAGCGCCAGCGTCGCGGGCAGGGTCAGGAATTTCATCAGTTGCGCGAATTTCGCGAGGGCGACAGCCTGCGCCAGATCGACTGGAAAGCCACCGCCCGTCAGCGCACGCCGATTGCCCGCGAGTATGAAGACGAGCGTGATCAACAGATCATGTTCATGCTCGATTGCGGGCGGCAAATGCGCAGCCAGGATGGCGAGCTGTCGCATTTCGACCATGCGTTGAATGCGTGTCTGCTGCTGAGCCATGTCGCGCTGCGTCAGGGCGATGCGGTGGGATTGAGTACATTCGCCGTCGCGCAACCGCGTTTTCTCGCGCCAATCAAGGGTGCCAGTCAGCTCAAGGTCCTGCTCAACGCTGTTTATGATCTGGACAGCAGTCAGCGTCCTGCCGATTATTCGACCGCGACCAGCCAGCTGTTGGCCCGGCAGAAGCGCCGGGCGCTGATCGTGCTGCTGACCAACCTGCGTGACGAGGACAGCGAAGACCTTCTCCCCAGCGTCAAACGTCTGAGCCAGCAGCATCAAGTGCTGGTGGTCAGCCTGCGCGAGGAAGCCCTCGACCGCGTGCGCAATGCCCCGGTACAAACACTGCCAGAAGCACTGGTCTATTGCGGCACGGTGGATTATCTCAATGCCCGGGCCGAACTGCATGAGCAGTTGAATGCTCATGCAGTTCAGGTGCTGGATGTGCGCCCCGAGGAACTGGGCTCAGCAATGGTGACGCGATACTTGAGCTGGAAGAAGGTCGGAGCAATTTAA
- a CDS encoding neuraminidase-like domain-containing protein: MTQRNLAPLLEKRRTALVDYCIGQVARHKYAFVKTPQDLFELLRMDPLDNYPVQSSWVAEATSSAQQFIHAAYRKLEPGYKNTTFPAQDLKLWELYSNYPDWAALALIAVYPENFINPFVRQRKTRLFKALENDLNQTRLTGDSVQRALQGYLKVFEQTCNLDVISACLDGNPESRATYYFVGRQRVQPFQYFWRKADIELTASGNPVNPAAWSEWQPVDIPVGGRVLDMRPLFWGGRLCLVWAEWREEVRAKDDESYLPHKLDINLAFMSQNTEWSAPLSLYSADQDSDNSAGARLLATTLADDLIHPKGRLGVLLTNDKTGTAALRVRATRDVLFRPLAEDDGSWLDHLATHRFTDVLTLQHPLTPKNQPVVAIKSETSGNLTAYYGLQAVFSEVGTDDYLWVRGLCRARNPVGDAKVDFTLKLNYPAGDDPKETKGPQFVAGGWATDWMKLQRTKGGFTGLAEFTLSGTGQGSKTFTVSLNDITRFAPPTLEKNALDAAQFIGFSQPGILQRARLNSLFGPELVQLSNISVDAVLDWDTQFLTEPDAAAGAIAEPNGAFDGANGLYFWELFFHLPHLVAARLRAEDRYLEAQNWLHYVFDPQAIETSVEPKKPRYWRCRPLASAGNVGHEALMPTDPDAIAYAAPQHYQILVFTEYVKNLVAWGDWYYRQLTRDALVAAKLCYVQAQFLMGKPPSARAVTRWQAQTVDDLMKQSASRPALEQFEQKLRFSLADIPPAAEASPLMGLLANEPFKLPINEQLLDLFDWPGQRLNNLRNNLTLDGKPLDVPLFSPPTDPNQLLRDLAAGGVGMPRPMGGRLVVGAFRWRVSYEAALRAVQTLQEYGSQVLRLLEQRDRAEQEELQQEHLKELGDYARTAQEQSIAQLEASLTALGQSQAMAQQRADRYKAWYDEHISDAEYQVMEKLQAVKWMNAGTHAIKTGGAVVGALPSIFGMANGGHRPEKIADAVVFGLEIGAMLLQIDADKQAITESYRLRRREWELQRDQALAEVGAIAEQITAQTFALEAARTSLEQTLRANGQALVLYNYLKKRATNAELFGWLLGQLKALHYQAYDAVVSLCLSARSSLSAETGDYETAEALPQVWLDNRHGLTAGEHLREYLLRMDRLYLQSHERRLERVKTISLRRLFDDKVDPQTGFSDWTQARDELIDKGMLEFQLTQLSFDRDHPGEYCRLLSLVEVDLPVLLGPYQDVQATLLQVGSMTATQASARSVEYLHQPAGKVAPIEVLFNLRSGQQIGLSVGIADTGMNAGKPDDGLLNPFENTGAISRWQLHFPWPQSERQAPMLESLTDIILRVRYTAKAGEPTFTLAVKDLVTRALTSRQSGNTKGAGHHG; this comes from the coding sequence ATGACTCAACGCAATCTGGCTCCATTGTTGGAAAAACGCCGCACAGCCTTGGTCGATTACTGCATCGGTCAGGTTGCCAGGCACAAGTACGCCTTCGTGAAAACGCCGCAGGATCTGTTCGAGTTGTTGCGCATGGACCCGCTGGACAACTACCCGGTGCAAAGTTCGTGGGTCGCCGAGGCGACCAGTAGCGCGCAGCAATTCATTCATGCGGCGTATCGCAAGCTTGAGCCGGGCTACAAAAACACGACTTTTCCAGCGCAGGACCTGAAACTCTGGGAGCTGTACAGCAATTACCCCGACTGGGCGGCGCTGGCGTTGATCGCGGTCTATCCGGAAAACTTCATCAACCCCTTTGTGCGGCAGCGCAAGACCCGTTTGTTCAAGGCTCTGGAAAATGACCTGAATCAAACGCGGCTGACCGGCGATTCGGTGCAGCGTGCGTTGCAGGGATATCTCAAGGTATTCGAGCAGACCTGCAACCTGGATGTCATCAGTGCTTGTCTGGATGGTAATCCGGAAAGCCGTGCAACTTACTATTTCGTCGGCCGGCAGCGGGTGCAGCCATTTCAGTATTTCTGGCGCAAGGCTGATATCGAACTCACCGCTTCCGGCAATCCGGTCAACCCGGCGGCATGGAGTGAGTGGCAACCTGTCGACATTCCGGTGGGGGGCCGGGTTCTGGATATGCGGCCGTTATTCTGGGGCGGACGCTTGTGTCTGGTGTGGGCTGAATGGCGTGAAGAGGTGCGTGCCAAGGATGACGAGAGCTACCTGCCCCACAAGCTGGATATCAATCTGGCGTTCATGAGCCAGAACACAGAATGGTCGGCACCGCTGAGCTTGTATAGCGCTGACCAGGACAGCGACAACAGCGCGGGTGCCCGGTTGCTCGCGACGACGTTGGCCGATGACCTCATTCACCCCAAGGGACGACTGGGTGTATTGCTCACCAACGACAAGACCGGCACGGCTGCGCTGAGGGTGCGCGCAACCCGTGATGTGCTCTTTCGTCCGTTAGCCGAAGACGACGGCAGCTGGCTCGATCACCTGGCCACTCATCGCTTCACCGATGTCCTGACCTTGCAGCATCCGCTGACGCCGAAAAATCAGCCGGTGGTCGCGATCAAGAGCGAGACTTCGGGGAACCTGACGGCTTATTACGGGCTGCAGGCGGTGTTTTCGGAGGTGGGTACAGATGATTATCTGTGGGTCAGGGGGCTGTGCCGGGCGAGGAATCCGGTTGGGGACGCGAAGGTCGATTTTACCTTGAAACTGAACTATCCGGCCGGAGATGATCCAAAAGAAACCAAGGGCCCGCAGTTCGTCGCGGGTGGTTGGGCTACTGACTGGATGAAACTGCAACGCACGAAAGGCGGATTTACCGGGTTGGCCGAATTTACCTTGAGCGGCACAGGCCAAGGCAGCAAGACCTTTACCGTCTCGCTGAACGATATCACCCGTTTCGCACCGCCGACGCTGGAGAAGAACGCGCTGGATGCAGCGCAGTTCATCGGTTTCAGTCAGCCCGGAATATTGCAGCGCGCGCGCTTGAATTCACTGTTTGGCCCTGAACTGGTGCAGCTGAGCAATATTTCCGTGGATGCGGTACTGGACTGGGACACCCAGTTCCTCACGGAACCGGATGCGGCCGCGGGGGCGATCGCCGAGCCGAACGGGGCGTTCGACGGGGCCAACGGTCTGTATTTCTGGGAGCTGTTTTTTCATCTGCCGCATCTGGTGGCGGCCCGTCTGCGGGCCGAGGATCGCTACCTGGAAGCGCAGAACTGGCTGCATTACGTGTTCGATCCGCAAGCGATCGAAACGTCGGTCGAGCCGAAGAAACCGCGTTATTGGCGCTGCCGCCCTCTGGCGAGCGCCGGGAATGTGGGGCACGAAGCCCTGATGCCGACCGACCCGGATGCGATCGCCTATGCCGCACCCCAGCATTACCAGATTCTGGTGTTCACCGAATACGTGAAGAACCTGGTGGCGTGGGGCGACTGGTACTACCGTCAGCTCACCCGGGATGCCTTGGTGGCGGCGAAACTGTGTTATGTGCAGGCGCAGTTTCTGATGGGCAAGCCGCCTTCTGCCCGGGCAGTCACCCGCTGGCAAGCACAGACGGTAGATGACTTGATGAAACAGAGCGCGAGCCGCCCGGCGCTCGAGCAGTTCGAGCAGAAACTGCGGTTTTCCCTGGCTGACATTCCTCCCGCTGCCGAGGCGTCACCGTTGATGGGCCTGCTGGCGAACGAGCCGTTCAAACTGCCGATCAATGAGCAGTTGCTTGACCTGTTCGACTGGCCGGGACAGCGCCTGAACAACTTGCGCAACAACCTGACCCTGGACGGCAAGCCACTGGACGTTCCGCTGTTCAGCCCGCCGACCGATCCCAACCAGTTGTTGCGCGATCTGGCCGCTGGCGGGGTGGGTATGCCGCGACCGATGGGCGGACGTCTGGTGGTGGGCGCCTTTCGCTGGCGCGTCAGCTACGAGGCGGCGTTGCGCGCCGTGCAGACACTGCAGGAGTACGGCAGCCAGGTATTGCGCCTGCTGGAACAGCGCGATCGGGCCGAACAGGAAGAACTGCAGCAAGAGCACCTCAAGGAACTGGGCGACTACGCCCGCACTGCTCAAGAACAGTCCATTGCCCAGCTTGAAGCGAGCCTCACCGCTTTGGGCCAGAGTCAGGCCATGGCCCAGCAGAGGGCCGATCGATACAAGGCCTGGTACGACGAACACATCAGCGATGCCGAATACCAGGTCATGGAAAAGCTGCAGGCCGTCAAATGGATGAATGCCGGGACGCACGCGATCAAGACTGGAGGCGCGGTTGTGGGGGCGCTGCCGAGCATTTTCGGCATGGCCAACGGTGGCCATCGTCCAGAAAAAATTGCTGATGCCGTGGTTTTCGGTCTGGAAATCGGCGCGATGCTGTTGCAGATCGACGCGGATAAACAAGCCATCACCGAAAGCTACCGCCTGCGCCGCAGGGAGTGGGAGTTGCAACGGGATCAGGCACTGGCCGAAGTCGGTGCGATCGCCGAGCAGATCACCGCGCAGACATTCGCCCTCGAGGCGGCCAGGACGAGTCTGGAGCAAACCCTGCGGGCCAACGGTCAGGCACTGGTGCTCTACAACTACCTGAAGAAACGCGCGACCAATGCAGAGTTGTTCGGCTGGCTGCTGGGCCAGCTCAAGGCCCTGCACTATCAGGCTTACGATGCGGTGGTCAGTCTGTGCCTGAGTGCCCGGTCGTCGTTGAGTGCTGAAACCGGCGATTACGAAACCGCTGAGGCCTTGCCGCAGGTCTGGCTGGACAACCGTCACGGGCTGACCGCCGGTGAACACTTGCGTGAATACCTGCTGCGTATGGATCGCCTGTACCTGCAAAGTCATGAGCGCCGCCTGGAGCGGGTCAAGACCATTTCGTTGCGACGGCTGTTCGATGACAAGGTGGATCCGCAGACGGGATTCTCCGACTGGACCCAGGCGCGGGACGAGTTGATCGACAAGGGCATGCTGGAATTCCAGCTGACGCAGTTGTCTTTCGATCGCGATCACCCGGGCGAGTATTGCCGGCTGCTCAGTCTGGTCGAGGTCGACCTGCCCGTACTGCTCGGACCTTATCAGGATGTGCAGGCGACGCTGCTGCAGGTCGGCAGCATGACCGCTACCCAGGCCTCGGCGCGCTCGGTCGAGTACCTGCATCAACCGGCGGGCAAGGTGGCGCCGATCGAGGTGCTGTTCAATCTGCGCAGTGGCCAGCAGATCGGTTTATCGGTGGGGATCGCCGACACCGGCATGAACGCCGGTAAACCGGATGATGGCTTGCTCAACCCGTTCGAGAACACCGGTGCGATCTCGCGCTGGCAATTGCACTTTCCCTGGCCGCAGAGCGAGCGGCAAGCGCCGATGCTCGAATCACTCACCGACATCATTCTGCGCGTCCGCTACACGGCCAAGGCCGGTGAGCCGACGTTTACCCTCGCCGTCAAAGACCTGGTCACCCGGGCGCTGACGTCCCGCCAGTCAGGCAATACCAAAGGAGCAGGCCATCATGGTTAA
- a CDS encoding DUF4129 domain-containing protein: MRLSDATVAIRPRTSWEAMDLGVLMSQQHRRLLMTSWAIVTLPLFAVLTLLLWDSPSLAVLIFWWLKPVYERLPLYILSKALFGETPTLKQALREFPRLLKPQWLASLTWRRLSLSRSFLLPVLQLEGLDGTARQQRLQVLLQRNAGAAQWLTIIGMHLETALWIGLMVLFYMLLPQQIETDWDWQSLILDTDHHWRWLEHLTNAFYALVLVVWEPIYVACGFSLYLNRRTALEAWDIELVFRRLRQRLNSSAVGLLLAVCLLLPAVPPVWAAADPASAPEAPRLLHQPLTSQAAHDSIKALLEQPPFKNKESVTRYRFGDDPAAPAQGKPGEAPQWLKTLLGWLDSQRFNALAGLIEVLLWGALIAAVGWLIWRYREFLHTFVSRRSKLPARVRPPAPQQAFGLDLSPQTLPDDIAASAEQLWQTQPRAALGLLYRGLLSRLLHDFALTLKPADTEHQVLLRVEQLQRPELLAFSRSLTQHWQNMAYGHRVPAAHLQQELCDGWRALFDHGART, from the coding sequence ATGCGCCTGAGTGACGCCACGGTGGCGATCCGCCCGCGCACCAGCTGGGAAGCCATGGACCTCGGCGTGCTCATGAGCCAGCAGCATCGACGCTTGCTGATGACCAGTTGGGCCATCGTCACCCTGCCGCTGTTCGCCGTACTGACCTTGTTGCTGTGGGATTCGCCGTCGCTGGCGGTGTTGATTTTCTGGTGGCTGAAACCGGTCTACGAACGCCTGCCGCTGTACATCCTGTCCAAGGCACTGTTCGGCGAGACACCGACACTGAAACAAGCCCTGCGTGAGTTCCCGCGGCTGCTCAAACCACAATGGCTGGCCAGTCTGACCTGGCGCCGCCTGAGCCTGAGTCGCAGTTTCCTGCTGCCGGTGCTGCAACTCGAAGGCCTCGACGGTACCGCCCGTCAGCAACGCCTGCAGGTGTTGCTGCAACGCAATGCCGGCGCCGCGCAATGGCTGACGATCATCGGCATGCATCTGGAAACCGCACTGTGGATCGGCCTGATGGTGCTGTTCTACATGTTGCTGCCACAGCAGATTGAAACCGACTGGGACTGGCAATCGCTGATCCTCGACACCGATCACCACTGGCGTTGGCTGGAACACCTGACCAACGCTTTCTACGCGCTGGTACTGGTGGTCTGGGAACCGATTTATGTCGCCTGCGGTTTCAGCCTGTATTTGAACCGGCGCACCGCACTGGAAGCGTGGGACATCGAGCTGGTATTCCGCCGTTTGCGCCAGCGCCTGAACAGCAGCGCGGTGGGTTTGTTGTTGGCGGTCTGTCTGTTGCTGCCGGCGGTGCCACCCGTATGGGCTGCGGCCGATCCCGCCAGCGCACCGGAGGCACCCCGCCTGCTGCACCAACCGCTGACCAGTCAGGCTGCGCACGACAGCATCAAGGCGCTGCTCGAACAACCGCCGTTCAAGAACAAGGAAAGCGTGACCCGCTATCGCTTTGGCGACGACCCGGCAGCCCCGGCCCAGGGTAAACCCGGTGAGGCGCCGCAATGGCTGAAAACCCTGCTCGGCTGGCTGGACAGTCAACGCTTCAATGCGCTGGCGGGCCTGATTGAAGTGCTGTTGTGGGGGGCGTTGATCGCCGCTGTCGGCTGGTTGATCTGGCGCTATCGCGAGTTCCTGCACACCTTCGTCAGTCGCCGGTCAAAGCTGCCCGCCCGCGTCAGGCCACCTGCACCGCAGCAGGCATTCGGCCTCGATCTGAGCCCGCAAACCCTGCCCGACGACATCGCCGCCAGTGCCGAACAACTCTGGCAGACCCAGCCGCGCGCCGCGCTGGGCCTGCTCTATCGCGGATTACTCAGCCGTCTGCTGCACGACTTTGCCCTGACCTTGAAACCCGCTGACACCGAGCATCAAGTGCTGCTGCGGGTCGAGCAACTGCAGCGCCCTGAACTGCTGGCGTTCAGTCGCAGCCTGACGCAGCACTGGCAGAACATGGCCTACGGGCACCGCGTACCGGCGGCGCATCTGCAACAGGAATTGTGTGACGGCTGGCGCGCCTTGTTCGACCATGGAGCGCGCACTTGA
- a CDS encoding stage II sporulation protein M: protein MKQSLFETRHKAEWERFTLALERLEHGKDTSQVAAFPKAYRRLCQHLALAQERGYSSFLIDSLQQLVLRGHQQLYRHRSRFGANLLGFILADFPRLVRAEWPFVLAAGLVFFGSLIGFALLVYAFPELVYNLIPAEQVRDMQSMYDPVAGHLGRSAERAASEDWVMFGYYVMHNIGIAFQTFASGLLLGVGSALFLFYNGLIIGAVAGHLTEIGFGQTFWSFVIGHGAFELSAIALAGAAGLKLGWAVIAPGRLMRGEALVQAARKSVQLVCGVMLFLLIAAFIEAYWSSKTGVTPPIKYAVGASLWIAVAVYLLFAGRTRHAPE, encoded by the coding sequence ATGAAGCAGAGTCTTTTCGAAACTCGCCACAAGGCCGAATGGGAGCGCTTCACCCTGGCCCTCGAACGCCTCGAACACGGCAAGGACACCTCGCAGGTGGCCGCTTTCCCCAAGGCTTATCGACGCCTCTGCCAGCATCTGGCGCTGGCACAGGAGCGTGGTTACAGCAGTTTTCTGATCGACTCGCTGCAACAGTTGGTGTTGCGCGGTCACCAGCAGCTGTATCGGCACCGCAGTCGTTTCGGCGCCAACCTGCTGGGTTTCATCCTCGCTGACTTCCCTCGACTGGTGCGTGCCGAATGGCCGTTCGTGCTGGCCGCCGGTCTGGTGTTTTTCGGCAGCCTGATCGGCTTTGCCTTGCTGGTGTATGCCTTTCCCGAATTGGTCTACAACCTGATCCCCGCCGAACAGGTGCGCGACATGCAGAGCATGTACGACCCGGTGGCCGGGCACCTCGGGCGCTCGGCCGAACGAGCGGCCAGCGAAGACTGGGTGATGTTCGGTTATTACGTGATGCACAACATCGGCATCGCCTTTCAGACCTTCGCCAGCGGTTTGCTGCTGGGCGTGGGCAGCGCGCTCTTCCTGTTCTACAACGGATTGATCATCGGCGCGGTGGCCGGGCACCTGACCGAGATCGGTTTTGGCCAGACGTTCTGGTCATTCGTGATCGGCCACGGCGCCTTCGAACTGAGCGCCATTGCCCTGGCGGGTGCAGCGGGGCTGAAACTCGGCTGGGCAGTGATTGCGCCGGGGCGGCTGATGCGCGGCGAGGCGCTGGTGCAGGCGGCGCGCAAAAGCGTGCAGTTGGTGTGCGGCGTCATGCTGTTCCTGCTGATCGCGGCGTTCATCGAAGCGTATTGGTCGTCGAAGACCGGGGTCACACCGCCGATCAAATATGCGGTCGGTGCCTCGTTGTGGATCGCAGTGGCGGTCTATCTGCTGTTCGCCGGAAGGACACGCCATGCGCCTGAGTGA